The genomic region CCTAATTCTCTAGCTTTTGCGTTCATGTCTTCAACAAAGCCTTCTACACTGGTGCCTACATGCTCAGCTACTGCTACAGAAGCATCATTAGCAGACCCTGATGCTACGGCAATCAATAAGTTTTCTAAAGAAACCTTCTGACCTTTTTCTAAAAATATTTGAGATCCACCCATTTCTGCCGCTCTTTGACTAGCTACTACCATATCATCTAGACTAACTTTTCCCTCTTCGATGGCCTCCACTGCTAATAAAAGAGTCATGACTTTAGTTATTGATGCTATGGGAAAAGGTTTATGAGCTTCATGTTCAAAAACAACCTTACCAGTAACAGGCTCCATTAACAACGCAGCTTCACACTCTAACTCAAATTCCTGTCCAAAAGCAATTTGAGTACCACTAAAACAAACGACAGCTATCAATATACAGATTAAAATCTTTCTCATAGTTTTCCTCCTATACTCAAATGTCACTATTATATTTCCTCATTTTAAACAAAATAATCCATGGAAAATATCTCAACTTAAAGGACAAGAAACACCCCTCCTTTATCCAATTATAATAAGGAGGGGTGTTGACTGTTATTTTTTTATACCTTCTCTAGTTACTACACCATAAATCAAAGGTTTTTCCTCTACTTTTTCCTTAGTTAACTCATAACTATTTATTACCCCATCAACAACATCAGAACTAACCTGACTTGTGCTAGAATACACCGTCGCTAATGGTTCACCGTGTTTAACTTTGTCACCTTGTTTTTTATGGACAATAATTCCCACGCTATGATCAATAGAATCTGTTTTTACAGCTCTTCCAGCTCCTAGCATCATGGCCATTTTCCCTAACGTTTCAGCTTTGATTTTTTTTACATTCCCATCAACTGGGCTTTTAACAGCAACTTTATGCTTTGCAACTGGCAGTAAACTATAGTTATCAACTACATCGGGGTCTCCACCTTGAGCTGATATAAACTCTTTCATTTTAGCTAAGGCCTCGCCACTTTCTAACACTTTGCGTACTGCATTTTCTGCTTGTTGGTTTTCAGTAAAAATTTTGGCTATTACTAACATATGACCTGCCACAGTGATGCAAAGTTTAGTTAGATCTTCCGGGCCTCGTCCCCTTAAGGTTTCAAAGGCTTCAATAACCTCTAAAGAATTACCGATGGCTTCACCTAAAGGCTGATCCATATCAGTTACTAAAGCTACTGTTTCTTTACCTAAGTGTGTACCGATATCAACCATTTCTTTGGCTAACGAAAAAGAGTCTTCCACCGATTTCATAAAAGCCCCGTCCCCGGTTTTCACATCTAAGACAATACCATCGGCGCCAGCTGCTAGCTTTTTACTCATAATCGAGCTAGCTATTAGTGGGATGCTATCTACTGTAGCTGTTACATCTCTTAGACTATAAAGCTTACCATCAGCAGGTGCAAGCTTAGCTGTTTGTCCCATAACGGCCACTTTATTTTTATTTACCTTATCTATAAATTCTTGGCTTGTAAGGTGTATATTAAAACCTTCTATAGATTCTAGTTTATCTAATGTTCCTCCAGTATGCCCTAATCCCCTACCTGACATTTTAGCAAACGGGGCTCCAAAGTGAGCTATTATCGGAGCGATGATCAAGCTTACAGTATCTCCTACTCCTCCTGTGGAATGTTTATCAACTTTTACTCCTTCTATTTCTGAAAGATCAATAGTTTCACCTGAGTTTATTATGCTTTGAGTTAAATTGGCGGTTTCTTCGGAAGTCATCCCTTTAAAAAACACGGCCATGGCAAAGGCAGACATTTGATAATCTGGAATTTCTCCTTTATTGTACCCAGAAATCAAAAAGTCTAGCTCAGCTTTTGTTAATACTTCTCCCTGTCTTTTCTTATAAATAAGATCATAAACTCGCATTATACCTTCACCTCTTGTAAAAAGCCTTTTGCTAGATTAGCAAATCTAGTTCTTGTTTCATTAACATTATTGTCCGTTATAAAGTTCTTTAATTTAACTAGCTTTTTTATTTCCCCCATCAGATCAGCTCCCTAAAATTTATAATAGGCTTTTTCCTGGAAACTCCTTGCCTAAAGTAAATATCTCCGATAATGTTTGCGCAACATCTGTAAATGCTTCTCTAACACCTAAGTTTTTAGGCTCATGATTTTTTCCATAAACCAATAATGGCACAAACTCTCTGGTGTGGTCCGTTCCTGGATGGGTTGGATCACAACCATGATCAGCAGTTATAATAAGTAAATCGTCATCTTTTAAGTGTTTGATGATATCAGATAACATTTTATCCGCTTCCTCAAGCGACTTTGCATACCCCAAAACATCGTTCCGATGTCCGTAGAGCATATCAAAATCAACCAAATTTAGCATAATCAGCCCACTACTATCCTCTTTTATTCTCTCTAATGTTATTGATAACCCTTCAGAATTTGACTTAGATTTGTATGACTTTGTAACCCCTAATCCCGCATAAATATCACTTATTTTACCTATACCTATTACATCCTTACCACTTTTTTGCATTGTTTGAAGTACCGTTTCCTCATGTGGTAGCCTAGAGTAATCTTTTCTATTAGAAGTCCTTTTATATTGGCCTTCATCTCCTATAAATGGTCGTGCTATTACTCTTCCTACACCATGCTCACCTTGTAGCATTTCCCGAGCAATCAAGCACATCTCATAAAGCCTATCTAACGGAACTACTTCTTCATGGGCCGCAATTTGGAAAACACTATCCGCAGAAGTATAAACAATAGGGTAACCAGTTTCCTGATGTTTAGACCCTAATTCTTCGATAATTTTAGTCCCTGAAGCTACTTTATTGCCAAGAGTCTTAGTGCCAATTTTTTGTTCAAATTCTTCTAGTAACTCTTTGGGAAAACCTTCTGGGTAAACTGGAAACGGGTGTTCTAATACAACACCTGCCATCTCCCAATGCCCAGTAGTTGTATCCTTCCCCGGTGATTTTTCAGCCATTTTACCGTAAGATGCTAACGGCTGCTCTTGTTTTTTCACACCCTCTATAGGGTGAATGTTCCCTAGCCCCAAGCTTTCTAAGGTATCAAGCTTTAAGCCACCAACTTCTTTTGCTATATTTGCTAACGTGTTAGAGCCTTCGTCATTGTATTGATTAGCGTCAGGCAATGCCCCTATACCAACGCTGTCTAGCACTATGAGTATTGTTCTGTTAATGTTTTGCAATTAAAATCCTCCTTTGTTTGTAGACGTCTTACATCTATCTTTAAAAAAAGAGACTACGCTCTTGGGTGAAACTCTTTATGAACTTGCTTTAGCCTCTTTTGGGTAACGTGTGTATAAACTTGGGTGGTAGAAATATCTGCATGACCTAACATCTCTTGAACAGAGCGAAGATCTGCTCCATTTTCTAAAAGATGAGTCGCAAATGAATGTCTTAAAGTATGTGGTGTTATATCAGCATGTATATTTCCCTTTTTTGCATACTTCTTCAATATTTTCCAAAATCCTTGCCTTGTTAACCTATTGCCGTGAAAGTTAACAAAAAGGGCTTCTTGGTTTATATTCTTTATCATCTTTCCCCTTGCAGTATTTATGTATGTTGAAAGATATTCAATTGCTAACTTTCCTAGCGGTACAATTCTTTCTTTTGACCCTTTTCCAAAACACCTTAAAAAACCTAAATCTAAGTTCACATCATTTATATCAAGAGAGATCATTTCAGAAACCCTTAAACCAGTGGCATATAGAAGTTCAAGCATCGCTCTATCTCTTATCCCTGACTTTTCTTTTAAATCAGGTTGATTTAACAAGGATTCCACCTCTTCTGTGGAGATAACTTTAGGAAGTTTTTTATCTATCTTAGGAGAATCTAGGTCTGATGCAGGGTCTTTTTGTAATAAGTTTTCAAAATTAAGATAGCTAAAAAAGGACCTTATTGAAGCTAGATTCCTTGATACAGTTGATGAAGCCAAACCCAAGGTTTGAAGCTCTAGCAGATAACTGATAATCTGCTGCCTGGTTATATCCTGCCAGCTCGAAAAGCCTTGTTTGTCAAGAAAACTCATGAATTTATTTAGGTCTCGTTTATAACTTTCTAATGTGTTGTCTGCTAAGCCCCTCTCCACTTTAAGATAGTCTAGATAATCATAAACCTGTTCCTTCATTATCAACCCCCCTTACTTCTTTACTTTTTTTAACACTTTTCTAAATAACTTTTGGCTGAATTTAACAAAAGGCATCGGGTCATCAATGCTCCATATTGCATATGCTTTTTTATTCTTAAGCGAGGTTAAAGCTTCCCATTTCGATAGTTGTCCTGTCTTTAGATAATTTCTAATAGCTAAAATATCTTCGTAGGAGTACCAAAAGTGAATGTTAGTATCCTCAGTTATTGCTTTTGGCTCTAAAGGTGACCCAACCAAATCTCTATACATGATGTATGGCATGTTCAGACCTATTTTTTGTAGCATTACATCAAAATTAGTTAATCGTACATTTACTTCAATTAAATAGAAATCGCCGGTTTTTTCATCCTTTTTGAACTCAATTTCTGCAAATCCTCTATATCCCACATCTGTTAGAAACTTTGCACCAATTTCATAAAGTTTAGGAAAATACTTTTGTTTGGTATACACAGAGGCACCGAAGTTTATGGGATACTGCCTTTGTTTTTGGCAAGTAGTGTAGTGCGTAACATTACCTTTTGAATCTATGTAGCAGTCAAATGTGTGCATATGGTTATCAGGGCCGGGTATTATTCTTTGAACAAAAGCTTCAAACCCTTCCTTTTTAACTTTTTTTATAGATTCGTAAAGTTCATCTTTGTTGTTTGCTATAAACATCTTTTCCCTAAAAGTTTCGACAAATTGGTGTGAGTTCGCAGGCTTTAATAGACAAGGAAAACCAAACTCTTTCTCAACTTTCTCTAAGATATCATCCTGATTAAGCCAAATAGTCTCTGGCACTTTAACTCCATGCTTTTGAGCTAACCCATGCAAAGTATCTTTATTTAAAAGTTCTGCAGCTAGCCCCTTTTCTATAGGTGGCAGCAAGAAATGTTTTTTAAGTTCATCTGAAAACTCGTCAACTATCTCAACATAGGGATCAGCACATGGAATTAATACCGGTTTATATTTCTCCTTTTCGGCAAAGCCTATTAAAGAGCGTATAAACTGCTGAGAGTTACGCTTGTAGTGGGGTAAAATCAAGGCTTTAGAGCAGTATTTAGAAGCTAGGGCATATGCCCCTTCCCTACAATGATCAACTCCGATAACTTCTATCCCTTTTTTACCTAGAGCGCGCATTGCATTTAAACCTATGTAATAATTAGACCCTAAAATAACGGCTTTATTTTTATGTTGATACTTGTCCAAATCTCAACCTCTCCTTAATTTCCATGTACTATTATAGTTTATATAATACTACTATAATATTCAATGTTAAAAATCATATTTCCTGCCAAAATAAACTTTTTAGTAGCCTATAACATAAAATTGTTGTAGATAGACAGCAAACCGATATATAAAGTTAATCTCATTACCATTTGCCACTGCTTCTATCGTAGCACCCTTAAAAAATCCTAAATATATGCCAGTATTAATAACCAGAAAAAAAAGTGCCACTGTTTTCCAAAATATTTTTGTAGGAGCTTTTAAGAAAATAATTTTCATTTTTTACCATTCCCCTTCTCAAACATTTTATCCTAGTAAAATTTATGTTCAGTTCAGGCTTCAAATGATAAAAAAGTGCTTAAACACATAATTTAAGCTTAGATAGGTTAAA from Proteinivorax hydrogeniformans harbors:
- a CDS encoding pyrimidine-nucleoside phosphorylase, yielding MRVYDLIYKKRQGEVLTKAELDFLISGYNKGEIPDYQMSAFAMAVFFKGMTSEETANLTQSIINSGETIDLSEIEGVKVDKHSTGGVGDTVSLIIAPIIAHFGAPFAKMSGRGLGHTGGTLDKLESIEGFNIHLTSQEFIDKVNKNKVAVMGQTAKLAPADGKLYSLRDVTATVDSIPLIASSIMSKKLAAGADGIVLDVKTGDGAFMKSVEDSFSLAKEMVDIGTHLGKETVALVTDMDQPLGEAIGNSLEVIEAFETLRGRGPEDLTKLCITVAGHMLVIAKIFTENQQAENAVRKVLESGEALAKMKEFISAQGGDPDVVDNYSLLPVAKHKVAVKSPVDGNVKKIKAETLGKMAMMLGAGRAVKTDSIDHSVGIIVHKKQGDKVKHGEPLATVYSSTSQVSSDVVDGVINSYELTKEKVEEKPLIYGVVTREGIKK
- a CDS encoding carboxylate--amine ligase — its product is MDKYQHKNKAVILGSNYYIGLNAMRALGKKGIEVIGVDHCREGAYALASKYCSKALILPHYKRNSQQFIRSLIGFAEKEKYKPVLIPCADPYVEIVDEFSDELKKHFLLPPIEKGLAAELLNKDTLHGLAQKHGVKVPETIWLNQDDILEKVEKEFGFPCLLKPANSHQFVETFREKMFIANNKDELYESIKKVKKEGFEAFVQRIIPGPDNHMHTFDCYIDSKGNVTHYTTCQKQRQYPINFGASVYTKQKYFPKLYEIGAKFLTDVGYRGFAEIEFKKDEKTGDFYLIEVNVRLTNFDVMLQKIGLNMPYIMYRDLVGSPLEPKAITEDTNIHFWYSYEDILAIRNYLKTGQLSKWEALTSLKNKKAYAIWSIDDPMPFVKFSQKLFRKVLKKVKK
- a CDS encoding phosphopentomutase; translation: MNRTILIVLDSVGIGALPDANQYNDEGSNTLANIAKEVGGLKLDTLESLGLGNIHPIEGVKKQEQPLASYGKMAEKSPGKDTTTGHWEMAGVVLEHPFPVYPEGFPKELLEEFEQKIGTKTLGNKVASGTKIIEELGSKHQETGYPIVYTSADSVFQIAAHEEVVPLDRLYEMCLIAREMLQGEHGVGRVIARPFIGDEGQYKRTSNRKDYSRLPHEETVLQTMQKSGKDVIGIGKISDIYAGLGVTKSYKSKSNSEGLSITLERIKEDSSGLIMLNLVDFDMLYGHRNDVLGYAKSLEEADKMLSDIIKHLKDDDLLIITADHGCDPTHPGTDHTREFVPLLVYGKNHEPKNLGVREAFTDVAQTLSEIFTLGKEFPGKSLL
- the xerD gene encoding site-specific tyrosine recombinase XerD; protein product: MKEQVYDYLDYLKVERGLADNTLESYKRDLNKFMSFLDKQGFSSWQDITRQQIISYLLELQTLGLASSTVSRNLASIRSFFSYLNFENLLQKDPASDLDSPKIDKKLPKVISTEEVESLLNQPDLKEKSGIRDRAMLELLYATGLRVSEMISLDINDVNLDLGFLRCFGKGSKERIVPLGKLAIEYLSTYINTARGKMIKNINQEALFVNFHGNRLTRQGFWKILKKYAKKGNIHADITPHTLRHSFATHLLENGADLRSVQEMLGHADISTTQVYTHVTQKRLKQVHKEFHPRA